Sequence from the Dysidea avara chromosome 5, odDysAvar1.4, whole genome shotgun sequence genome:
cgggttacgctctgatttcctaggtagggagacatgtgtattctataaaagtagaccaatccactttcgcctgtgtaaaggcgaagaaagttcaatatcactgccacagttttgggtgaggcacttccgttaagaccattttcgttacgtcattacattcaaattaaattcctccagaacaactcggtgatactaagcataccagacccttactccatgcgaaggggcgggcgccgccagactagtgTCAGGCCAAGATTAGTTTATCAacacatgaaaatatgcacatttactaatattttaatacaaattcacctgaaactaaaagaaaccaaagtcaaactagcagtgaaattgccacccagcaccttcgtgcgtattaagcgcctctaaaataattatcgtgttattattattgggggtacaggtaaggaggcaaagccttGCTGGTttaaagacattcagagccttttaaataaCTTTtatgacttcacaaccatctaaaaaggccaaaatggcaaaaatcaactgtgagacactactaagaggtgattatttgctgtttCATATATGCatcactgaactagagaatctggctttcTTCAACCatctacaacttagcctgtttgtgcccctccccttgttagctcctggatccgctccTGACATGGAAGACCATAAGCAGCAGCAAGGTGGGCGTGACAAGGAATCATTATACAAAACCTAAATAATTATCTAACAGCTTCAAACTGTCAGACTGCCGGACTAACAGCTGAACAGACGGCGCCCGCCCTTGTGAGAACTCGCGTGGCGGAATCGCCGGTGGGTGAGGCTGACAAGAACTCACGTGTTCGTAGTATTAACAACTAGGATTTTCCCTAGAATGCTAATACGTACATTCTTGTGAACTACACTAGTccgaactttttttttttttttttttaattttatttaatcagggaaaatagcatcagccaaaaaggctgtttttcagctactgAGTAGCGTGAAGCTAAATCATAACAACAGACCGCTCGATATAAAAGACAGGAGGGTTCAATGAATTTGCCAAACTGGCGGAGTGCAGGAACGaattagtctggcgtagccgacccgcgtgcgggtcggctacgccagactaggaACGAATATCGTTCGTGAAGCGAGTCAGAGTGTCCCCCAGTGCTACGCAGCAGAAGCAGACCATTCGACCTAGTTTGTTCGTGATGGCATTCAACTTTAAAAAGGTGATTTAGATTGATTCATTTCATAGACATGGTTAATGGCGCGTGTTCAGTCAGGTGGGTTGACCCCTTATCAAGGTGACAAGAAACGATTTGGAGAGTACCAGTGTCCACAATGTGGTCGCGAGTGGAAGAGTGCCTACAGTTGGGCTAACATGGGCCAGGAGTGTAAGACGTGCAACATCAATGTCTACCCTCACACACAAGAAGGTAACTATTAAGTTGGCTTGCTACGAGGaataagattccttgtttcctatagtagcatagatcctttacagtagttttataaGATAGTGAAGCGCGAGAGAACACGTGATAAAACTGCAGCACCTCGTGTACTTTGTCACTGTGGCTTCTGTTTTTACAACACGttggttgtcaaatccccttcctatccccacctcatagggtgggactatgtggggatttgacctgataattcacccccaggtaggggaatttgactttccacttgatcaaatccccactatatccccaccctccccgtactggggggggggggtggggtttaacattgataggtg
This genomic interval carries:
- the LOC136256005 gene encoding zinc finger CCHC domain-containing protein 24-like — translated: MAFNFKKSGGLTPYQGDKKRFGEYQCPQCGREWKSAYSWANMGQECKTCNINVYPHTQEGVGNESRGLEGSAAGEGSVFL